A DNA window from Candidatus Sulfidibacterium hydrothermale contains the following coding sequences:
- a CDS encoding SPOR domain-containing protein, whose product MKNKLTLSAFLTLLFLFTTFSFAWGQHVVPEKKFSPYWEVGLTGGTSLFFGDVKQNPILPVSTNNNEWRLGGSLLAGRQFSYVFGLRGQALYGQIAGTKRSADYFFEGDYFEFNLNTTIDLNNLLGRKRTDRFITTYLLAGVGLTNYNSTIYTLSTGMVKRKIGFGNGSGIGGRTLEGILTGGIGVNFRINDHFIINLETANRIMNSDEMDGWVRNFKYDVYNYTSVGLFYKFGQRKAKTAPPASVVTHQNMREIPPAQPVHQPEKKPCITEPTPVMPPTTTNTTKKVEKTPVQTEQPAQQPAVVPVKVSTPAPPPQPVLEYRVQIRAKYGNPISVSWLSRRYHIPVNEIRQDKHNGYYIYTVGSYDTYEQARTRRDQLRNVNGIRDAFVVAFKNGYRLDKLP is encoded by the coding sequence ATGAAAAATAAATTGACACTTTCCGCCTTTCTCACTTTACTTTTTTTATTTACAACTTTTTCTTTTGCTTGGGGACAGCATGTGGTTCCTGAAAAGAAGTTTTCTCCTTACTGGGAAGTTGGTTTGACAGGAGGTACCAGCCTCTTTTTTGGTGATGTGAAACAAAATCCGATTCTCCCGGTAAGTACCAACAATAATGAATGGCGTTTGGGAGGAAGTCTGCTGGCCGGACGTCAGTTTAGTTATGTTTTCGGTCTCCGTGGGCAGGCACTTTATGGACAAATTGCCGGGACAAAACGCTCTGCTGATTATTTCTTTGAAGGGGATTATTTTGAGTTTAATCTGAATACTACCATTGATCTGAACAATTTACTGGGAAGAAAACGGACAGATCGGTTTATTACAACTTATTTACTGGCGGGTGTGGGGTTGACTAATTATAATTCAACAATCTATACACTGTCAACCGGTATGGTAAAAAGAAAAATTGGCTTTGGTAATGGTTCTGGAATTGGTGGTAGAACATTGGAGGGAATTCTTACAGGTGGGATAGGTGTTAATTTTAGGATTAATGACCATTTCATTATTAATTTAGAAACAGCCAACCGGATTATGAATTCTGACGAAATGGATGGCTGGGTAAGGAATTTTAAATATGATGTTTATAATTATACATCGGTGGGGTTGTTTTATAAATTTGGACAGCGAAAAGCCAAAACAGCACCGCCTGCATCAGTGGTTACTCATCAAAATATGCGGGAAATCCCACCGGCTCAACCAGTACACCAGCCAGAGAAGAAACCTTGTATAACCGAACCAACCCCGGTGATGCCGCCAACAACAACGAATACCACAAAAAAAGTAGAAAAAACCCCGGTTCAAACGGAACAACCAGCCCAACAACCGGCCGTGGTTCCGGTGAAAGTCAGTACCCCGGCACCCCCGCCACAGCCTGTGCTGGAATATCGTGTGCAAATACGGGCAAAATACGGGAATCCGATTTCAGTTTCTTGGCTGAGTCGTAGATATCATATTCCGGTAAATGAAATCAGACAAGACAAACACAACGGATATTATATCTATACCGTAGGTTCTTATGATACTTACGAACAGGCCCGGACCCGTCGCGATCAGTTACGAAATGTAAATGGAATCCGTGATGCTTTTGTAGTTGCGTTTAAAAATGGCTATCGTTTGGATAAATTGCCTTAA
- the dnaK gene encoding molecular chaperone DnaK, with translation MGKIIGIDLGTTNSCVAVMEGNEPVVIPNSEGHRTTPSIVAFTENGERKIGDPAKRQAITNPKRTIASIKRFMGNSYDEVTEEIKRMSYEVVRGDNNTPRVKIDDRLYTPQEISAMILQKMKKTAEDYLGQTVTEAVITVPAYFNDAQRQATKEAGEIAGLKVRRIINEPTAASLAYGLDKKKQDETVAVFDLGGGTFDISILELGDGVFEVKSTNGNTHLGGDDFDGKIINWLAEEFLKDEGVDLRKDPMALQRLKEAAEKAKIELSSSTETEINLPYIMPVDGVPKHLVRKLTRAKFEQLTDDLIKATIEPCKAALKDAGISASDVDEVILVGGSTRIPAIQKIVKDFFGKEPSKGVNPDEVVAIGAAIQGGVLTGEVKDVLLLDVTPLSLGIETLGGVMTKLIEANTTIPTKKSEVFSTAADNQPSVEIHVLQGERPMANQNKSIGRFHLDGIPPAPRGVPQIEVTFDIDSNGILNVTAKDKATGKSQNIRIEASSGLSEEEIKRMKAEAEANAEEDKKAKERIDKLNAADALIFQTEKQLKEYGDKLPADKKSEIESGLEALRNAHKSQDIPAIDAAMEKLNAAWQKASEDMYKSAQGGAAGTQTPPQGDASDSSSNTGNGGDDEVTDVDFEEVDDK, from the coding sequence ATGGGAAAAATTATTGGAATAGACTTGGGAACCACAAACTCATGCGTAGCTGTAATGGAAGGTAATGAGCCGGTGGTTATCCCTAACAGCGAAGGGCATCGTACCACTCCCTCAATTGTGGCATTTACTGAAAATGGCGAAAGAAAGATTGGCGATCCTGCCAAACGTCAGGCCATTACAAACCCCAAAAGAACGATTGCTTCGATCAAACGTTTTATGGGGAACTCGTACGACGAAGTAACAGAAGAAATCAAACGGATGTCGTACGAAGTAGTCAGAGGTGATAATAATACTCCGCGTGTAAAAATTGACGATCGATTATATACACCGCAGGAAATCTCAGCCATGATTCTTCAGAAAATGAAGAAAACGGCAGAAGATTACCTGGGACAAACCGTAACGGAAGCGGTAATTACGGTTCCTGCTTACTTTAATGATGCACAGCGTCAGGCTACTAAAGAAGCTGGTGAAATTGCCGGTTTAAAAGTCAGACGTATCATCAACGAACCGACAGCTGCTTCGTTAGCTTATGGTTTGGATAAGAAAAAACAAGACGAAACGGTAGCCGTTTTCGACTTGGGTGGCGGTACTTTTGATATCTCTATCCTGGAACTTGGTGACGGCGTTTTTGAAGTTAAATCGACCAATGGTAATACGCACCTTGGTGGTGACGACTTTGATGGTAAAATCATCAACTGGCTGGCCGAAGAGTTCCTGAAAGATGAAGGCGTTGATTTGCGGAAAGATCCGATGGCTTTGCAGCGTTTGAAAGAAGCTGCTGAAAAAGCTAAGATCGAACTGTCAAGTTCTACGGAAACCGAAATCAACCTGCCTTACATTATGCCGGTGGACGGTGTGCCGAAACACTTGGTACGTAAACTAACCCGGGCTAAATTTGAGCAACTGACCGATGATCTGATTAAGGCAACCATTGAACCTTGTAAAGCTGCCTTGAAAGATGCTGGTATCAGTGCTTCGGATGTGGATGAAGTAATCTTGGTAGGAGGTTCCACCCGTATTCCGGCTATTCAGAAAATTGTAAAAGACTTTTTCGGAAAAGAGCCATCCAAAGGAGTGAATCCGGATGAAGTAGTGGCCATTGGTGCGGCTATTCAGGGTGGTGTACTGACCGGAGAAGTAAAAGATGTTCTGTTGCTGGACGTTACTCCGCTTTCGCTGGGTATTGAAACGTTGGGTGGTGTAATGACCAAATTGATTGAAGCCAATACCACTATCCCGACGAAGAAATCGGAGGTCTTCTCTACAGCTGCTGATAACCAGCCTTCGGTAGAGATTCATGTGCTGCAGGGTGAACGCCCGATGGCTAATCAGAACAAAAGTATCGGACGGTTCCATTTGGACGGCATTCCGCCGGCCCCGCGTGGAGTACCGCAGATCGAAGTGACTTTTGATATCGATAGCAATGGTATTCTGAATGTAACAGCAAAAGACAAGGCTACCGGTAAATCGCAAAACATCCGTATTGAAGCTTCTTCCGGATTGTCTGAAGAAGAAATTAAACGGATGAAAGCGGAAGCTGAAGCCAATGCTGAGGAAGACAAAAAAGCAAAAGAGCGTATCGACAAACTGAATGCTGCTGATGCATTGATCTTCCAGACAGAAAAACAACTGAAAGAGTATGGCGATAAATTGCCGGCTGATAAAAAATCAGAAATTGAAAGCGGTTTGGAAGCTTTACGTAATGCACACAAATCGCAGGATATCCCGGCTATAGATGCTGCCATGGAAAAACTGAATGCAGCTTGGCAAAAAGCCAGTGAAGACATGTATAAAAGTGCTCAAGGCGGAGCTGCAGGAACACAAACCCCACCTCAGGGTGACGCTTCCGATTCTTCAAGCAATACCGGAAACGGAGGAGATGACGAAGTAACAGATGTTGACTTTGAGGAAGTGGACGATAAATAA
- a CDS encoding site-specific integrase, whose protein sequence is MATVIYFVRTSKKTDPTKKISVRVRFRHGKKINLYAKSGLEILPRHFSNETHTINKKTKYPDKNKDKQYLDNLEVAILDAYKDLKTLPTADWLNLVIDKYRFPDKYTEKPKTLFDFFQSVIDNAEHRINQKTDKQISYQSVREFHVTFGYLKEYARSRRKEIDFEDIDLDFYNDFIKFLEKKNLAQNTIGKKLRFLKIVLNEATDRGINTNMAFKSKRFKAITEESDNIYLSVQEIEQITKLDLSNKPYLDRTRDLFLIGCWTGLRFSDWNKVKPENIQNGFLTLKQQKTGQPVVIPIHPTVKTILDKYKGVLPKTISNQKFNEYIKQVAKMADFKEAVTKQITRGGKTETIIKNKWQLVTTHTARRSFATNMYKMGIPSITIMAITGHRTETAFLKYIKVTPQEHAERYNTPQKLDNELS, encoded by the coding sequence ATGGCAACCGTTATTTATTTTGTCAGGACATCAAAAAAAACAGACCCGACCAAAAAAATCAGCGTCAGGGTGAGGTTTAGACATGGGAAAAAAATTAATCTTTATGCTAAATCAGGTTTAGAGATTTTACCCCGGCATTTCAGTAACGAAACACACACGATAAACAAAAAAACGAAATACCCTGACAAAAATAAGGACAAACAATACCTCGATAACTTAGAAGTTGCAATACTGGATGCATATAAAGACCTGAAAACACTTCCCACAGCAGATTGGCTAAATTTGGTTATTGATAAATACCGTTTTCCTGACAAATACACAGAAAAGCCCAAAACGCTCTTTGACTTTTTTCAAAGTGTAATTGACAATGCAGAACACCGGATAAACCAAAAAACAGACAAACAAATATCGTATCAGTCAGTGCGGGAATTTCATGTAACATTTGGGTACCTGAAAGAGTATGCCCGAAGTAGAAGAAAAGAGATTGATTTTGAAGATATTGATTTGGATTTTTACAACGACTTTATCAAATTCTTAGAGAAAAAAAATTTAGCACAAAACACCATTGGTAAAAAATTACGTTTTCTTAAAATTGTTCTGAACGAAGCCACTGACAGAGGCATCAACACTAATATGGCTTTTAAAAGCAAACGATTTAAGGCTATTACAGAGGAAAGCGACAATATCTATTTGTCAGTTCAGGAAATTGAACAAATAACCAAACTGGATTTGTCAAACAAACCATACCTTGACCGAACACGAGATTTATTCCTGATAGGTTGCTGGACAGGTTTGCGTTTTTCAGACTGGAATAAAGTAAAACCTGAAAATATTCAAAATGGTTTCCTCACACTGAAGCAACAAAAGACCGGGCAACCGGTAGTCATTCCAATTCACCCTACAGTGAAAACAATCCTGGATAAATATAAAGGTGTTTTACCCAAGACCATTTCAAATCAAAAGTTTAATGAATACATAAAGCAAGTGGCAAAAATGGCAGACTTTAAGGAAGCCGTTACCAAGCAAATTACCAGAGGCGGAAAAACAGAAACCATTATCAAAAATAAATGGCAACTGGTAACCACCCACACGGCACGTCGTTCATTTGCTACAAACATGTATAAAATGGGAATACCCTCTATTACCATCATGGCCATCACCGGCCACCGCACAGAAACTGCCTTTCTAAAATATATCAAAGTAACCCCACAAGAACATGCTGAACGCTATAATACACCCCAAAAACTGGACAACGAGTTAAGTTAG
- a CDS encoding alpha-amylase family glycosyl hydrolase, which translates to MNKKTTLLFLIGLLFSLESFAQVITADPPFPTATDSVTIIFDATQGDAGLKDYTGDVYAHTGVITDKSTQPSDWRYVKADWTENIPACKMTPLGNNLWQLKIGPSIRAYYGVPDDEKILEMAFVFRSADGSRTGREADGGDIFYKVYETGTYVKITLPDVQPKIVNLNDTILIKGSSSYADSTFLLVDNQVLIADTASSFTDTLIANEYGKHWIIAKAVEDSKVVYDSVYFYVNRPPHIEALPAGVRDGINYIDDSTVILSLYAPYKKYVFAIGDFNDWQVGDQWAMNMTPDSNRFWIKISGLTPQKQYIFQYLIDGTIRIGDPYADQVSDPWNDKYISSETYPNLIPYPTGKTTGIATVLETAQTPYAWKNNDFQAPDMKNLVVYELLVRDFTAGHTFDDIIDTLGYLKRLGINAIELMPVSEFEGNISWGYNPNYYFAVDKYYGPKNTFKAFVDSCHSNGIAVIMDMVLNHAYGTCPLVMMYWNAAKNQPAADNPWFNETSPNPTYQWGADFNHESPATHQFVDSVNHYWISQYHVDGFRFDFTKGFTNTPGDGWAYDQSRIDILERMASHIWSYKKDAYVILEHFTENSEEKVLTSYGMSVWGNSNYNYNQATMGYNDGSDFSWISYEARGFTNPAGVMGYMESHDEERLMFKNEQYGNADGDYQVKDIPTGLKRMEMAGAFFFTIPGPKMIWQFGELGYDISINQCQNGSLSESCRTDPKPILWDYYDNPDRKHLYGVWSALIHLKETEPIFNTTDYSLDVGNGLFKKIQLNGTDMQVNILGNFDVKTVTISPDFQKTGWWYDYFSGDSLNVTSTGTDFQMTLAPGEYHLYTSVKLNRPDFILGIQENTIQDNESEFSVYPNPVISSMDITWNQKEATSGNFSLYDLTGRKVKVLYEGHFKQGTNHLHFDVGELNHGLYFIVWNNGIQRLAKKIMIQ; encoded by the coding sequence ATGAACAAAAAGACTACACTTTTATTCCTCATTGGTTTGCTTTTTTCTTTAGAAAGCTTTGCACAGGTTATTACTGCCGATCCTCCTTTTCCAACAGCAACCGATTCTGTTACTATAATTTTCGATGCTACCCAAGGTGATGCCGGATTAAAAGACTACACGGGTGATGTTTATGCCCACACCGGAGTCATTACTGATAAAAGTACACAACCCTCCGACTGGCGTTATGTAAAAGCCGACTGGACCGAAAACATTCCCGCATGTAAAATGACCCCATTGGGAAACAATTTGTGGCAATTGAAAATTGGTCCGTCCATCCGAGCTTATTATGGTGTTCCGGATGATGAAAAGATCCTGGAAATGGCTTTTGTTTTCCGCTCTGCCGATGGTTCCCGTACAGGAAGAGAAGCAGATGGTGGCGATATCTTTTATAAAGTTTACGAAACCGGCACCTACGTAAAAATTACTTTGCCGGATGTACAACCCAAAATTGTGAACCTGAACGATACCATTCTGATAAAAGGAAGCAGCAGCTATGCCGATTCAACGTTTCTTTTAGTTGACAATCAGGTGTTAATTGCCGACACCGCTTCTTCGTTTACGGATACCCTTATTGCCAACGAATACGGAAAACACTGGATCATTGCAAAAGCAGTAGAAGACAGTAAAGTTGTTTATGATTCGGTTTATTTTTATGTGAACCGTCCCCCACATATCGAGGCTTTGCCAGCCGGAGTACGCGACGGAATCAATTACATCGATGATTCTACTGTTATTCTAAGCCTTTACGCTCCTTACAAAAAATATGTTTTTGCTATTGGAGACTTTAACGATTGGCAGGTGGGCGATCAATGGGCCATGAACATGACTCCGGACAGCAACCGGTTTTGGATTAAGATTTCGGGATTAACACCACAAAAACAATATATCTTTCAATATCTTATCGACGGAACCATTCGTATTGGTGATCCGTATGCCGACCAAGTCAGTGACCCGTGGAACGACAAGTATATTTCTTCGGAAACATACCCCAATCTGATTCCGTATCCTACCGGAAAAACAACAGGCATCGCCACCGTTTTAGAAACGGCACAAACGCCTTACGCCTGGAAAAACAATGATTTTCAAGCTCCGGACATGAAAAACCTTGTGGTTTACGAATTATTGGTCCGTGATTTCACCGCCGGGCACACTTTTGATGATATTATTGACACCTTGGGTTACCTAAAACGGTTGGGCATTAATGCCATTGAACTGATGCCGGTAAGTGAATTTGAGGGAAATATCAGCTGGGGATACAATCCGAATTATTATTTTGCCGTAGATAAATATTATGGCCCGAAAAACACGTTCAAGGCCTTTGTCGACTCCTGTCATTCCAACGGTATTGCCGTAATCATGGACATGGTACTCAATCATGCATACGGAACCTGTCCGTTGGTGATGATGTACTGGAATGCAGCCAAAAACCAGCCCGCTGCTGACAATCCCTGGTTCAACGAAACTTCACCAAACCCGACTTACCAATGGGGTGCCGATTTTAATCATGAAAGTCCGGCGACTCACCAGTTTGTTGACAGTGTAAATCATTACTGGATTTCTCAGTATCACGTGGATGGTTTCCGCTTTGATTTTACCAAAGGCTTTACCAATACACCGGGCGACGGATGGGCTTACGATCAGTCTCGTATTGATATTCTGGAACGAATGGCAAGCCACATCTGGTCTTACAAAAAAGACGCATACGTCATTCTGGAACATTTTACGGAAAATAGCGAAGAAAAGGTTCTTACCAGTTACGGAATGAGTGTTTGGGGAAATTCCAATTACAATTACAACCAGGCCACCATGGGATATAATGACGGTTCTGACTTTTCGTGGATTTCTTATGAAGCACGCGGATTTACCAATCCGGCCGGTGTAATGGGCTATATGGAAAGTCATGACGAAGAACGGCTGATGTTTAAAAATGAACAATACGGAAACGCTGACGGAGATTATCAGGTAAAAGACATTCCCACCGGGTTGAAACGTATGGAAATGGCCGGCGCTTTCTTTTTTACCATTCCGGGCCCGAAAATGATCTGGCAATTTGGGGAATTGGGTTACGATATTTCCATCAACCAATGTCAAAACGGTTCTTTAAGTGAAAGTTGCCGTACAGATCCGAAGCCCATTTTATGGGATTATTATGACAACCCCGACCGGAAACATTTGTATGGGGTGTGGTCGGCATTGATTCATTTAAAAGAAACAGAACCCATCTTCAATACTACCGATTACAGCCTGGATGTGGGCAATGGTTTGTTTAAAAAGATCCAGCTGAATGGTACAGATATGCAAGTAAACATTTTGGGGAATTTTGATGTAAAAACGGTGACCATTTCTCCGGATTTTCAAAAAACCGGATGGTGGTATGATTATTTTTCCGGTGATTCCTTGAACGTAACCAGTACAGGGACTGATTTTCAGATGACACTGGCTCCGGGAGAATATCATCTTTACACTTCCGTAAAATTAAACCGGCCTGACTTTATTCTTGGTATTCAAGAAAATACTATTCAGGATAACGAAAGTGAATTTTCTGTTTATCCCAACCCGGTGATTTCAAGCATGGATATCACCTGGAACCAGAAAGAAGCAACCTCGGGAAACTTTTCGCTTTATGATTTAACCGGACGCAAAGTAAAAGTTCTGTACGAAGGCCATTTCAAACAGGGAACAAACCACCTGCATTTCGATGTAGGCGAATTAAATCACGGATTATATTTCATTGTCTGGAACAATGGAATCCAGCGGTTGGCCAAAAAAATTATGATTCAATGA
- a CDS encoding DUF4837 family protein — protein MKKNIFLSFMAFVVGAAFLMTGCSGSGNASGKPLSMGNTAEILVVLQNDQQWENVIGQTIRKYLAADMYGMPQKEPIFKLLHLKTSSFNEIFQKQRDILIVRIDKKLKAPKITVMHDKWAAPQLIITVSAPTTESFVKVFTQKKDYFINKYLAFERQRILKVFRTSLNDKVISALKKEFHFTLDVPVGFYLAKSVPNFMWIRHEANRYSQGILIISVPYRDTAQFSRDSILSVVQKYQLNEIPGPTNGSYMSVDRKFLLPRARRITNFPTGFAVEIRGLWRVEHDFMGGPFVSYTFLNKKTNNLVTLFGYVYYPNHKKRDLLLQIESILYSVKFKGLNAKK, from the coding sequence ATGAAGAAAAATATTTTTCTTTCGTTTATGGCTTTTGTTGTTGGTGCCGCTTTTTTAATGACCGGTTGTTCCGGAAGTGGTAATGCCAGCGGCAAACCTTTATCCATGGGAAACACTGCCGAAATTTTGGTAGTACTTCAAAATGACCAACAATGGGAAAACGTGATCGGGCAAACCATTCGGAAATATCTTGCTGCCGATATGTATGGAATGCCGCAAAAAGAACCGATTTTTAAATTGTTGCATTTAAAAACATCCAGTTTTAATGAAATTTTTCAAAAACAACGCGATATCCTGATTGTTCGGATTGACAAAAAACTGAAAGCGCCCAAAATTACTGTGATGCACGACAAATGGGCTGCTCCGCAGTTGATCATTACGGTTTCGGCTCCTACAACCGAATCGTTTGTCAAAGTCTTTACCCAGAAAAAAGATTATTTTATCAATAAGTATCTTGCCTTTGAACGGCAAAGAATTTTAAAGGTTTTCCGGACATCATTAAATGATAAAGTAATTTCTGCCCTGAAAAAGGAATTCCATTTTACGCTGGATGTTCCGGTGGGATTTTATTTGGCCAAATCCGTTCCTAATTTTATGTGGATTCGTCATGAAGCCAACCGGTACAGTCAGGGAATTTTGATTATTTCGGTTCCTTACCGGGATACTGCACAATTTTCACGTGATAGCATTTTGTCTGTTGTACAGAAGTATCAGCTAAATGAAATTCCCGGGCCAACCAACGGCTCTTATATGTCTGTCGACCGGAAATTTTTACTTCCGCGAGCCCGGCGTATTACTAATTTCCCCACGGGTTTTGCTGTTGAAATTCGCGGACTATGGCGTGTGGAACACGATTTTATGGGCGGACCTTTTGTCAGCTATACGTTCTTGAATAAAAAAACCAACAACCTGGTTACTCTCTTTGGTTATGTATACTATCCGAATCATAAAAAGCGGGATCTGCTCCTGCAGATAGAATCAATTCTGTATTCGGTAAAATTTAAGGGATTGAATGCAAAAAAATAA
- a CDS encoding single-stranded DNA-binding protein — translation MTTLRNSVYLIGRLGNDPELKTVGNDRRLARFSIATNDYYYDKKGDRIEQTIWHNVVAWGKTAEAAEKILSKGKEVALQGKLITRVWEDNENKKHYITEVVANELMVFGNGNQK, via the coding sequence ATGACAACTTTAAGAAATTCAGTTTATCTGATCGGACGCCTGGGCAATGACCCGGAATTGAAAACAGTAGGCAATGATCGTCGTTTGGCTCGTTTTTCCATCGCCACCAACGATTATTATTACGACAAAAAAGGGGACCGGATTGAACAAACCATCTGGCATAATGTTGTGGCTTGGGGAAAAACAGCTGAAGCTGCGGAAAAGATCCTGTCGAAAGGAAAGGAAGTTGCTCTTCAGGGAAAATTAATTACCCGTGTTTGGGAAGATAATGAAAACAAAAAGCATTACATTACTGAAGTCGTGGCCAACGAATTGATGGTTTTTGGTAACGGAAATCAAAAGTAA
- a CDS encoding Sec-independent protein translocase subunit TatA/TatB, with amino-acid sequence MFGTPEIILIVLAIVLLFGGKKIPELMRGIGKGVKEFKAGINEEGKKEKTENPPPEKK; translated from the coding sequence ATGTTTGGAACGCCGGAAATTATTCTAATTGTTTTAGCTATCGTTTTACTGTTTGGAGGGAAAAAAATACCGGAGTTGATGCGTGGAATAGGAAAAGGAGTGAAAGAGTTTAAGGCGGGCATTAACGAAGAAGGCAAAAAGGAAAAAACGGAAAATCCTCCCCCGGAAAAAAAGTAA
- a CDS encoding lytic transglycosylase domain-containing protein, which produces MKKDIFIIVAILFFTTGTFSAKGQIFKHKKKKKSKQTEQQQDTVAATTAADTVFAFSPAQDTVAVTADTLMNEDSLEKDLPSFQDSIFLPRTLGALNRINDSIHRTREFHGHTLISDSPLVQALDSLAYVKFYRKGFLMMDTVLMKKSKFKPGQIPEYPDSVYAKRIAALNAETPIELVYNKQVKAFIHLYADKRRKLTEKVLGLSELYFPMIEQVLDQFNLPLELKYLAVVESALNPAAGSNKGAKGLWQFMYGTGKVYGLKVTSLVDDRYDPYKSTIAACEHLKDLYAIYGNWSLVLAAYNSGAGNVNRAIRRAGGTKNYWAIWPFLPRETRGYVPAFIAVNYIMHYAPQHNLYPMRPGIFYFDIDTVTVHDALSFDQLHEMLGIPLDELKFLNPEYKLGIIPAVNGKTYTLRLPRQFADDFLNNEKALYAFKTKKGLEHDKMLAEIKKAGNRNVVIVRYGDNLGSIARRNHVYVSQLMRWNGLHSTRIYPGQRLVVYGAGSRQFYQKTASPIARSSKKVVHVVRRGENLGLIAKKYRCTPTDLKEWNNLKSSRIYPGQKLYVYKPAEKSKTTVRSGKYIYHIVKPGDTLWDIAKEYDGVTVEQIKRLNHIRNSHHLRPGQRIKIASVS; this is translated from the coding sequence ATGAAAAAAGATATTTTTATTATTGTTGCCATCCTGTTTTTTACTACAGGAACTTTCAGTGCAAAGGGACAAATTTTTAAACATAAAAAGAAAAAAAAGTCGAAACAAACCGAACAGCAGCAGGATACCGTAGCGGCGACAACTGCTGCAGATACTGTATTTGCATTTTCTCCTGCTCAGGATACAGTGGCGGTTACCGCAGATACCCTCATGAATGAAGATAGCCTGGAAAAAGATTTGCCTTCGTTTCAGGATTCTATCTTTTTACCCCGTACCCTTGGTGCTTTAAACCGGATAAACGACAGTATTCATCGTACCCGGGAATTTCACGGTCATACACTGATCAGCGATTCCCCTCTTGTACAGGCTTTGGACAGTCTGGCCTATGTTAAATTTTACCGTAAAGGTTTCCTGATGATGGATACGGTACTGATGAAAAAGTCGAAATTTAAACCCGGGCAAATTCCGGAATATCCCGATTCGGTTTATGCCAAAAGAATTGCTGCACTGAATGCCGAAACCCCCATTGAGCTGGTATATAACAAACAGGTGAAAGCGTTCATTCATTTGTATGCCGATAAGCGGAGAAAACTGACAGAAAAAGTGCTGGGTCTCTCGGAGCTTTATTTTCCCATGATCGAACAGGTTTTGGATCAGTTTAATTTACCGTTGGAGTTAAAATATCTTGCCGTAGTGGAATCGGCTTTGAATCCGGCTGCCGGATCCAATAAAGGGGCAAAAGGTTTATGGCAGTTTATGTACGGAACCGGAAAAGTCTATGGCTTAAAAGTGACTTCGCTGGTGGATGACCGTTACGATCCGTATAAATCAACCATTGCAGCCTGTGAACATTTAAAAGATCTTTATGCCATTTATGGAAACTGGTCGTTAGTACTGGCGGCTTACAATTCGGGAGCCGGTAATGTAAACCGGGCTATCCGGAGAGCTGGCGGCACCAAAAATTACTGGGCTATCTGGCCTTTCCTGCCGAGAGAAACCCGCGGATATGTACCCGCTTTTATTGCGGTAAATTACATTATGCATTATGCTCCGCAACACAATCTTTACCCTATGCGGCCGGGTATCTTTTATTTTGATATTGATACTGTGACGGTGCATGATGCGCTTTCGTTTGACCAGCTGCACGAGATGCTGGGAATACCGTTAGATGAACTTAAATTTCTTAATCCGGAATATAAGCTGGGAATTATTCCGGCAGTGAATGGAAAAACGTATACTTTGCGGTTGCCTCGCCAGTTTGCCGATGATTTTCTGAATAATGAAAAAGCGTTGTATGCCTTTAAAACCAAAAAGGGATTGGAGCATGACAAAATGTTGGCCGAAATAAAAAAAGCCGGAAACCGGAATGTGGTGATTGTACGTTATGGTGATAATCTGGGAAGTATTGCCCGCCGGAATCATGTGTACGTCAGTCAGCTGATGCGGTGGAACGGATTGCATAGTACCCGGATTTATCCGGGCCAGCGATTGGTTGTTTACGGTGCCGGAAGCCGGCAGTTTTATCAAAAAACAGCTTCTCCTATAGCCCGTTCGTCTAAAAAAGTTGTACATGTGGTCCGGCGTGGAGAAAACCTGGGACTGATTGCCAAAAAATACCGTTGTACTCCAACAGACCTGAAAGAGTGGAATAATCTGAAATCTTCACGAATTTATCCGGGACAGAAGTTATATGTTTACAAGCCGGCAGAAAAATCAAAAACCACTGTTCGGTCAGGAAAATATATTTATCACATTGTAAAACCCGGCGATACGTTGTGGGACATTGCCAAAGAATATGACGGAGTTACGGTAGAACAAATCAAGCGCTTGAATCATATTCGTAACTCTCATCATTTACGGCCCGGACAAAGAATAAAAATTGCGTCGGTTAGCTAA